From one Bacteroides fragilis NCTC 9343 genomic stretch:
- a CDS encoding Kelch repeat-containing protein produces MRSLFLIFFFCYVTGKAQDRACVVSEKDSIPLSNVYICLKDRRVIAISDEKGVFSLEKYDSLSLNDTLYFSHINYLHKKLSYGDLIKNRCTVFLIENNRVLEEVSIFSNRHLNRFLHYEILSPLKRGVYSFASVLVDGQIYIVGGSTSCGPFQSNIRSTLFWEKYSNMMYRYDIKQDKWETIRHKFRERAYHTAGYYDGKIFILGGKRLSETRIVDYLDNAIEIYDIKRDTVWTDYTNPHQATLLGSVVYKDNMIVLGGVKKVLQNNEGVYSDEMHLWNLKSGYWYELGKMPIRQAPETILVDHCIYLIGNRNGGGWSIECYNLLTGAWTNAGHLLYRLGWPSLAYHNDIIYIFEQGVVQTFNIKSRQVRSYMIDLKLKSPALYYFDGKLYILGGFYMGDPSRNVYSVDLKEFDKTEVDYYYNNVR; encoded by the coding sequence ATGAGAAGTCTGTTTTTAATATTCTTTTTTTGCTATGTAACTGGGAAAGCCCAGGACAGAGCGTGTGTCGTGAGTGAAAAGGATAGCATTCCTCTTTCAAATGTATATATCTGTTTGAAAGATAGGAGAGTCATAGCTATCAGTGATGAAAAGGGGGTGTTCTCATTAGAGAAATATGATTCGTTGTCATTGAATGATACTTTATATTTTTCTCATATTAATTATTTGCACAAGAAATTGTCTTATGGTGATTTAATTAAAAATAGATGTACCGTTTTTTTGATAGAGAATAATCGGGTTTTGGAAGAAGTATCTATTTTTAGCAATAGGCATTTAAATCGCTTTTTGCATTATGAAATATTGTCTCCATTGAAAAGAGGAGTCTATTCGTTTGCTTCGGTCTTGGTAGATGGGCAGATTTATATTGTAGGAGGGAGTACATCGTGCGGCCCCTTTCAGAGTAATATACGTTCTACTTTATTTTGGGAAAAATATAGTAACATGATGTATAGATATGATATCAAGCAAGATAAGTGGGAGACGATCAGGCATAAGTTTAGAGAAAGGGCATATCATACGGCGGGTTATTATGATGGAAAAATTTTTATTTTAGGGGGAAAGAGATTATCTGAAACCAGAATTGTTGATTATCTGGATAATGCAATAGAAATATATGATATTAAGCGTGATACCGTCTGGACAGATTATACTAATCCGCATCAAGCGACTTTATTGGGATCCGTTGTGTATAAAGACAATATGATTGTTTTAGGCGGTGTTAAAAAGGTTTTGCAAAATAATGAAGGAGTCTATTCGGATGAAATGCATTTATGGAATTTAAAATCCGGCTACTGGTATGAGTTGGGAAAAATGCCGATTAGGCAAGCTCCTGAAACAATTCTGGTTGATCATTGTATTTATTTAATCGGAAATCGTAACGGTGGCGGCTGGAGTATTGAATGTTATAACTTATTGACAGGCGCATGGACCAATGCCGGACATTTGTTATATCGGCTTGGCTGGCCCAGTTTAGCTTATCATAATGATATAATTTATATTTTTGAACAAGGTGTTGTACAGACGTTTAATATAAAAAGCAGGCAAGTTCGTTCGTATATGATAGATCTGAAATTGAAATCTCCAGCTTTGTATTACTTTGATGGGAAATTATATATTTTGGGCGGATTTTATATGGGAGATCCTTCGCGCAATGTATATAGTGTTGATCTGAAGGAATTTGATAAAACAGAAGTCGATTATTATTATAACAATGTAAGATGA
- a CDS encoding response regulator transcription factor has product MYSILIIEDEQRVADLLRVGLEENGYNCLVAYDGAMGLRMFRANTFDLVISDIVLPKMDGFELCKEIRAANPAIPILMLTALGSTDDKLDGFDAGADDYMVKPFDFRELYARIRVLLKRKLAVVTDVEEELNYADLSVNLLDKSVKRAGRDIKLSPKEYNLLVYMIENAEKVVSRMDIADKVWNTHFDTGTNFIDVYINYLRKKIDRDFDTKLIHTKTGMGFILTDKL; this is encoded by the coding sequence ATGTACAGCATACTAATCATTGAAGACGAACAGCGGGTGGCCGATTTGCTTCGCGTCGGTTTGGAAGAGAACGGTTACAACTGTCTGGTAGCTTACGATGGAGCTATGGGACTGAGAATGTTCCGTGCAAATACGTTCGACCTTGTCATTTCGGACATTGTGCTCCCCAAGATGGACGGATTTGAATTGTGCAAAGAGATTCGGGCTGCTAACCCTGCCATTCCTATCCTGATGCTCACCGCATTGGGCAGTACGGACGACAAACTGGATGGGTTTGATGCCGGAGCGGATGATTACATGGTGAAACCCTTCGACTTCAGGGAGCTGTATGCTCGTATCCGGGTTCTTCTGAAACGAAAACTTGCAGTAGTGACTGATGTGGAGGAAGAGTTAAATTATGCAGACTTATCCGTAAACCTGTTGGACAAGAGCGTAAAGAGGGCGGGACGGGACATTAAGCTCTCTCCCAAAGAATACAACCTGCTGGTATATATGATCGAGAATGCAGAGAAAGTTGTCAGCCGGATGGATATAGCCGACAAAGTGTGGAACACGCACTTTGACACGGGTACGAACTTCATTGATGTCTATATCAACTATCTCCGTAAGAAAATAGACCGTGACTTCGATACTAAACTCATACACACAAAGACAGGCATGGGATTTATTCTCACCGATAAGTTATGA
- a CDS encoding DEAD/DEAH box helicase, whose product MKEALTTNQVVIVLVEHPVLGLLLVPYTVGRALDNTLEVIEQAFHASPDALKKMNEAEQKAIDIASHYTEKYLMGVYSREKTVPKFLRKLTEDSNKLKQQIRPFIEKKLLEMLELICNGQLPFYQKPSGSKQLYEHHAYRVHPHNLKTHFSFKVTEEHFSYQLQCYDDDTPVSLMEQKPVVVLTSNPATLLLGMDLYTFSHIEASRLLPFTKKERISADASLTEKYIDNIIIPLARYHDISIQGLKVVREKRPCNAYLYLEDTIYNDTLLRLDFRYGEQSFSPQPSDETRKFVFREQEEEEIVIHYFQRNSTAERKAVHLLQKAGLQCISDSHFKLSSAAPEKNITEWISHHRQMLLEEFVLSSDTQNKPYYLPEIRIEQSCEDGPDWFDLHITVVIGNQRIPFSRFRKNILEGNREYILPDGHIVLLPEEWFSKYANLLEAGKESDKTIRLKRPFIGVIESILEKDRQSTSIKTLLSKEIPVPIGLKANLRSYQQKGFSWLANLYLEGFGGCLADDMGLGKTLQTLALLQYVYKPGNTTEAIRETIDLKKAESTSGCLPQKQVFFDEKGQFSLFPMQSKEEENSRIAPQVPQIPEPVQKQNRISPLHGTLIVVPTSLLHNWKREASRFTNLSMMEYNGSSPNEITRLKKYFDRYHLIFTTYGTMRNNIATLSQYTFECIVLDESQNIKNSESLTFRSAIQLRSRHRLILTGTPIENSLKDLWAQFHFLQPELLGNETTFSKHFINAIRQGDERMKDRLRQLITPFILRRSKQEVTPELPSLTEEVVYCDMTERQNELYQHEKNSLRNILLEQTAEKGQQSFTVLNGILRLRQLSCHPQLFLPDFIGDSGKLYQIIETFETLRSEGHKVLIFSSFVKHLELVAGEFRKRKWDYAFLTGSSTNRPEEIARFNRDPKIQAFLISLKAGGVGLNLTQADYVFIIDPWWNPAAESQAIARAHRIGQNNQVIAYRFITQGSIEEKIIQLQEEKRKLAETFITDTEQLPALTNREWARLLGS is encoded by the coding sequence ATGAAAGAAGCACTTACCACGAACCAAGTTGTCATTGTACTCGTAGAGCACCCTGTTTTGGGACTATTGCTCGTACCGTACACCGTCGGCCGGGCCTTGGACAATACGTTGGAAGTGATCGAACAGGCTTTTCATGCTTCTCCCGATGCCCTGAAAAAAATGAATGAAGCGGAACAAAAAGCTATCGACATAGCTTCACACTATACTGAGAAATATTTGATGGGAGTCTATTCACGTGAGAAGACAGTTCCCAAATTCCTCCGTAAACTAACCGAGGACAGCAATAAACTAAAGCAGCAAATCCGCCCTTTCATCGAGAAAAAGCTCTTGGAAATGCTAGAACTGATATGTAACGGACAGCTTCCGTTCTATCAAAAGCCAAGTGGCAGCAAACAACTTTATGAACACCACGCGTACCGCGTCCATCCTCACAACCTAAAAACTCATTTTTCATTCAAAGTAACCGAAGAACACTTCAGTTATCAGTTGCAGTGCTACGATGATGATACTCCGGTTTCATTAATGGAGCAGAAACCTGTCGTCGTCCTTACCTCAAATCCTGCCACTCTGCTGCTGGGTATGGATTTATATACTTTTAGCCACATCGAAGCCTCACGTTTGTTACCCTTCACTAAAAAAGAACGTATCAGCGCAGATGCTTCACTAACCGAAAAATATATAGATAATATCATAATTCCTCTCGCACGTTATCACGACATCAGTATACAAGGATTAAAAGTCGTCAGAGAGAAACGTCCGTGTAATGCTTATCTCTATCTTGAAGATACGATTTATAACGATACATTGTTACGGCTTGATTTTCGTTACGGCGAACAGTCCTTTTCACCGCAGCCCTCCGATGAAACCAGGAAATTTGTCTTTCGTGAGCAAGAAGAGGAGGAAATCGTCATACACTATTTCCAGCGTAATTCAACCGCTGAAAGAAAAGCTGTACATCTGCTTCAGAAAGCCGGCTTGCAATGCATCAGTGACTCCCATTTCAAGCTATCATCCGCGGCTCCCGAAAAGAACATTACCGAATGGATCAGCCACCATCGCCAAATGTTGCTCGAAGAGTTTGTCTTGTCCAGTGATACACAAAACAAACCGTACTATCTTCCCGAAATCCGGATAGAACAGAGTTGTGAAGACGGTCCCGATTGGTTTGACCTACACATCACTGTTGTCATCGGCAATCAGAGAATTCCTTTCAGCCGCTTCCGAAAAAACATACTGGAAGGCAATAGAGAATATATCCTCCCCGACGGACACATTGTCCTTCTACCCGAAGAATGGTTCAGCAAGTATGCCAACCTTCTTGAAGCAGGCAAAGAATCAGACAAAACGATCCGTCTGAAACGCCCCTTTATCGGTGTAATAGAATCTATCTTAGAAAAAGACCGACAAAGCACAAGCATCAAAACGCTGCTGAGCAAAGAAATTCCCGTACCCATCGGGCTTAAGGCTAATCTTCGCTCTTATCAACAGAAAGGCTTTTCATGGTTGGCAAACCTCTATCTTGAAGGATTTGGCGGATGCCTGGCCGATGATATGGGATTGGGCAAGACTTTACAGACACTCGCTCTCCTGCAATATGTCTACAAACCGGGAAATACAACCGAAGCAATTCGGGAAACAATCGATTTGAAAAAAGCGGAAAGCACTTCGGGTTGCCTCCCTCAAAAACAAGTATTCTTCGATGAAAAGGGACAATTTTCACTCTTTCCCATGCAAAGCAAAGAGGAAGAAAACTCCCGGATCGCCCCCCAAGTTCCACAAATTCCGGAACCGGTTCAAAAGCAAAACCGGATATCCCCCTTACACGGTACCCTGATAGTCGTACCTACCTCCCTTTTACATAATTGGAAACGTGAGGCATCTCGTTTCACCAATCTGTCAATGATGGAATACAATGGAAGTTCACCCAACGAAATTACCCGATTGAAAAAATATTTCGACCGTTATCATTTGATTTTCACTACTTATGGTACGATGCGCAACAACATAGCAACCTTAAGCCAATATACATTCGAATGCATTGTCCTTGACGAGAGTCAAAACATTAAAAACAGCGAATCCCTCACGTTTCGTTCAGCCATACAGCTACGCAGCAGACACAGGCTGATCCTGACAGGAACTCCCATCGAAAATTCACTGAAAGACCTTTGGGCACAATTTCATTTTCTTCAACCCGAACTTTTAGGAAATGAAACCACTTTCAGCAAGCATTTTATCAATGCCATCCGGCAAGGAGACGAACGAATGAAGGATCGCTTACGTCAGCTCATCACACCATTCATCCTACGCAGAAGTAAGCAGGAGGTAACCCCGGAACTGCCATCATTAACCGAAGAAGTAGTTTATTGCGATATGACAGAAAGACAAAACGAACTCTATCAACATGAAAAGAACAGCCTTCGGAACATCTTACTGGAACAGACTGCAGAGAAGGGACAACAATCTTTCACGGTACTCAATGGAATCCTCCGTCTAAGACAACTCTCCTGTCATCCGCAATTGTTTTTACCCGATTTCATCGGTGATTCGGGTAAATTATATCAGATTATAGAAACCTTCGAAACGCTCCGCAGCGAAGGACATAAAGTTCTGATCTTCTCTTCTTTCGTTAAACACCTGGAATTAGTTGCCGGTGAATTTCGTAAACGCAAATGGGATTACGCCTTCCTGACAGGCTCTTCAACCAATCGTCCGGAAGAAATAGCACGCTTTAACCGTGACCCCAAGATACAGGCTTTTCTTATCTCACTCAAAGCCGGAGGTGTAGGCCTCAACCTGACACAGGCAGACTATGTATTCATTATCGATCCTTGGTGGAACCCGGCAGCCGAATCACAGGCCATCGCCCGAGCCCACCGTATCGGACAAAACAATCAGGTGATTGCTTACCGTTTTATCACTCAAGGCAGCATAGAGGAGAAAATTATACAACTGCAAGAAGAAAAGCGCAAACTGGCCGAAACCTTTATTACAGATACCGAGCAGCTTCCGGCACTAACCAACCGAGAGTGGGCCCGACTTTTAGGATCATAG
- the mgtA gene encoding magnesium-translocating P-type ATPase, giving the protein MIWRKKEKKKAQYQFNSERVFLVATQPAKTAYSYFQTSSVGLSEEEIGQRQSAYGKNEISREQKKNPLVLFIRTFINPFIGVLTALAVISLVIDVVMARPEDREWTAVLIIISMVVCSAILRFWQEWKASEATDSLMKMVKNTCFVKRFSGSEEVDITELVPGDVVCLAAGDMIPADIRIIESKDLFVSQASLTGESDPVEKFPEINGRRHSHGSVIELDNICYMGSTVISGSAKGIVFGTGNDTYLGTIARSLVGERATTAFDKGISKVSFLLIRFMLVMVPFVFFVNGFTKGDWFEAFIFALSVAVGLTPEMLPMIVTANLSKGAVSMSKKKTVVKNLNAIQNFGAMNILCTDKTGTLTCDKIVLEKYINADGSDDHSRRILRHAFLNSYFQTGLKNLMDKAILAHVREENLEHLTEGYTKIDEIPFDFSRRRMSVVIEDQQGKRQIITKGAVEEMLNICSHAEFNGQVYELTDKLRSKAKRISDDMNRNGMRVLAIAQKSFISKARDFAVTDEDEMVLIGYLAFLDPPKPSSAEAIRQLREYGIEVKILSGDNDVIVNAIARQIGIDTCHSVTGVELEGKDGEELREIVGQATLFSRLTPLQKSEIIMILQQNGNTVGFLGDGVNDAGALRQSDIGISVDSAVDIAKESADIILLDKDLSVLKEGVLEGRKTFGNITKYIKMTASSNFGNMFSVMFASAFLPFLPMLPIHLLIQNLLYDISQTTIPFDRMDAEFLKQPQKWDASDLSRFMIYIGPISSVFDIATYCLMWYVFACNSPEHQTLFQSGWFVEGLLSQTLIVHMIRTRKIPFFQSRATWPVLGLTFLIMAMGIAIPFTSFGLSIGLEPLPLSYFPWLVLILVSYCVLTQFMKSWYIRRFSKWL; this is encoded by the coding sequence ATGATTTGGAGAAAGAAAGAAAAAAAGAAAGCGCAGTATCAATTTAATTCCGAACGGGTATTCCTGGTTGCCACGCAACCTGCTAAGACTGCATATTCTTATTTCCAGACTTCGAGTGTGGGACTGAGTGAAGAAGAGATCGGGCAACGACAATCCGCCTATGGTAAAAATGAAATCTCACGAGAGCAAAAGAAGAATCCACTCGTACTTTTCATCCGTACGTTCATCAATCCGTTTATCGGTGTGTTGACGGCGCTGGCTGTCATCTCTCTGGTCATCGATGTAGTAATGGCCCGTCCTGAAGACCGTGAGTGGACAGCTGTTCTGATTATTATCTCGATGGTAGTTTGCAGTGCCATTCTCCGCTTCTGGCAGGAGTGGAAAGCAAGTGAAGCTACTGACTCATTGATGAAGATGGTCAAAAATACCTGTTTCGTAAAGCGGTTTTCGGGAAGTGAGGAGGTTGATATTACGGAATTGGTACCGGGTGATGTTGTTTGCCTTGCTGCCGGTGACATGATTCCGGCAGACATCCGCATCATTGAATCGAAGGATCTATTTGTCAGCCAGGCATCACTTACCGGTGAGTCCGATCCAGTAGAGAAATTTCCTGAAATAAACGGTAGGAGACACAGTCACGGAAGCGTCATCGAGCTTGACAATATCTGCTACATGGGTTCCACTGTTATCAGCGGATCTGCCAAAGGAATCGTTTTCGGGACGGGTAACGATACCTATCTCGGAACGATAGCCCGAAGTTTAGTGGGTGAACGTGCGACTACCGCTTTCGACAAGGGAATCAGTAAGGTCAGTTTCTTACTGATACGCTTTATGCTGGTGATGGTTCCATTCGTCTTCTTTGTCAACGGTTTCACAAAAGGCGATTGGTTCGAGGCATTCATATTTGCCTTATCGGTGGCTGTGGGATTGACTCCTGAGATGCTTCCGATGATAGTCACAGCAAACCTCTCGAAAGGTGCTGTATCAATGTCGAAGAAAAAAACGGTCGTGAAGAATCTCAATGCCATCCAGAATTTCGGGGCCATGAACATTCTTTGTACCGACAAGACCGGTACGCTGACCTGCGATAAAATCGTATTGGAGAAGTATATCAATGCGGACGGCAGCGATGATCATTCCCGAAGGATATTGCGCCACGCATTCCTTAACAGTTACTTTCAGACAGGTCTCAAGAACCTGATGGACAAAGCTATCCTTGCCCACGTACGCGAAGAAAATCTGGAACATCTGACGGAAGGTTACACGAAGATTGATGAGATACCGTTTGATTTCAGTCGACGTCGGATGTCGGTAGTTATTGAAGATCAGCAGGGAAAAAGGCAAATCATCACGAAGGGAGCTGTGGAGGAGATGCTGAATATTTGCTCTCATGCCGAGTTCAACGGTCAGGTATATGAATTGACCGATAAACTCAGAAGTAAGGCAAAGAGAATCAGTGATGATATGAATCGTAACGGGATGCGGGTACTTGCCATCGCACAAAAAAGCTTTATCAGCAAGGCACGGGACTTTGCCGTCACCGACGAGGACGAGATGGTACTTATTGGTTACCTGGCGTTTCTTGATCCCCCCAAGCCCTCTTCTGCCGAGGCTATCCGCCAATTGCGCGAATATGGTATCGAGGTTAAGATACTTTCCGGTGATAATGATGTAATCGTGAACGCCATTGCCCGGCAGATAGGCATTGATACGTGCCATTCGGTAACAGGGGTTGAGCTTGAAGGCAAGGACGGGGAAGAATTACGTGAAATAGTGGGACAAGCCACTCTCTTTTCCAGGCTGACGCCTTTGCAGAAGAGCGAGATAATCATGATTCTTCAGCAAAATGGCAACACGGTAGGATTTTTGGGTGACGGGGTGAATGATGCCGGAGCATTGAGGCAGTCGGACATTGGTATTTCCGTAGATTCTGCCGTGGACATTGCGAAGGAGAGTGCCGATATCATTCTTTTGGACAAAGATTTGAGTGTGCTCAAAGAGGGTGTCTTGGAAGGGCGTAAGACCTTTGGCAATATCACCAAATACATAAAGATGACCGCCAGTTCCAATTTCGGCAATATGTTCAGTGTGATGTTCGCCAGTGCATTTCTGCCGTTTCTGCCCATGTTGCCGATACATCTGCTCATTCAGAACCTTTTGTATGATATCTCGCAAACTACCATTCCGTTTGACCGGATGGATGCCGAGTTTCTGAAGCAACCCCAGAAGTGGGACGCATCCGATCTGAGTCGGTTTATGATTTACATCGGGCCGATAAGTTCCGTTTTCGATATTGCCACCTATTGTTTGATGTGGTACGTGTTTGCCTGTAATTCACCTGAGCACCAGACTCTCTTTCAGTCCGGTTGGTTTGTCGAGGGATTATTGTCACAGACATTGATCGTACATATGATCAGGACTCGTAAGATACCGTTTTTTCAGAGTCGTGCCACCTGGCCGGTGCTGGGGTTGACCTTCCTGATCATGGCAATGGGCATAGCTATTCCTTTCACATCGTTTGGCCTGTCGATAGGACTTGAACCGTTACCGTTGAGTTACTTCCCCTGGCTGGTGCTTATCTTGGTATCCTACTGTGTTCTTACACAATTTATGAAGAGCTGGTATATTCGAAGATTTTCGAAATGGTTATAA
- a CDS encoding sensor histidine kinase, with product MKKELLLTILSSIALILLQVFWINSMYQKYENQYTEKINKAFFNAIEKEVGLRSMHIEQSKHSTIFIKSVEYMSEEERAGYKGDTIDLVHLEQNGVARNVSELLTQIKQDGLLAIQKPPILSIIDSLFQDELYDLNINHYITLRNKEKQIIDSVGNAHLQSHFQIIINQKPIGTKGLLYIQIESGLPNDTILSQMLYSLIASTLIVAIVLGCLIFQLTVIRKKNEILKNREASVNGIVHDLKSPLNALITLTCWLKKNESDHKKKQLMNEVIKRAKHLTTQIESILICARGTTQHIILQRTKINIEEVIKTAIGNICVDLSSKPHSIEIVNESPNIECLADQLYIENAIKNLIENALKYSNDGVKIQIKIVKISQGIQIEVKDNGWGIAHKYQKKIFSQYYQVPRETSQIQKGYGIGLSYVKYIIQAHGGKIRLRSRENEGSTFTFYISK from the coding sequence ATGAAAAAAGAACTACTGCTTACCATCTTATCTTCTATAGCCTTGATCCTTCTTCAAGTTTTTTGGATAAACAGTATGTATCAGAAATATGAGAATCAATATACGGAAAAAATAAATAAAGCATTTTTTAACGCTATCGAAAAGGAAGTAGGCCTTCGATCCATGCATATAGAACAATCAAAGCACTCTACAATCTTTATAAAATCTGTTGAATATATGTCCGAAGAAGAACGAGCTGGATATAAAGGAGACACCATTGATTTAGTGCATTTAGAGCAAAATGGAGTAGCGCGAAACGTCTCTGAACTCCTTACACAAATTAAACAAGATGGATTACTAGCGATTCAAAAACCTCCGATTCTATCAATCATTGATAGTCTTTTTCAAGATGAACTCTACGACCTAAACATTAATCACTATATTACTCTACGTAATAAAGAAAAACAAATAATAGATTCTGTTGGAAATGCTCATCTACAATCTCATTTTCAAATCATTATAAACCAAAAACCAATTGGCACCAAAGGACTCCTCTACATACAAATAGAATCAGGACTTCCCAATGACACGATCTTATCTCAAATGCTCTATTCTCTAATAGCATCCACATTGATTGTTGCTATAGTGTTAGGATGTCTTATTTTTCAGCTAACCGTCATTCGCAAAAAGAACGAAATATTAAAAAATCGCGAAGCAAGTGTAAATGGAATAGTCCACGATCTAAAATCACCATTAAATGCACTTATAACTCTAACTTGTTGGCTCAAAAAAAATGAATCAGACCACAAAAAGAAACAACTAATGAACGAAGTTATCAAACGAGCCAAACACTTAACAACACAAATTGAGTCCATATTAATCTGTGCCAGAGGTACAACACAGCACATCATTTTACAAAGGACAAAAATAAACATAGAAGAAGTAATTAAAACAGCCATCGGAAATATCTGTGTAGACTTAAGTTCAAAACCACATAGTATTGAAATAGTGAACGAGTCACCAAACATAGAGTGTTTAGCCGATCAACTCTACATAGAGAATGCCATAAAGAACCTAATAGAAAATGCTCTAAAGTACTCTAATGATGGAGTGAAAATACAAATAAAAATAGTTAAAATTAGTCAAGGCATACAAATAGAAGTGAAAGACAATGGCTGGGGAATCGCTCATAAATACCAAAAGAAGATATTTAGTCAGTACTATCAGGTTCCCCGAGAAACATCGCAAATCCAGAAAGGATATGGTATAGGATTATCATACGTTAAATATATAATTCAGGCACACGGTGGAAAAATACGACTAAGAAGTCGAGAAAATGAAGGAAGTACGTTTACTTTTTATATTTCAAAATAA
- a CDS encoding HAMP domain-containing sensor histidine kinase: MKIRSILTIKYAGITATIFLVFMATIYCVNEHLRSDSFYRSLRSEAITKAHLFLNNQVDVETMQSIYLNNRQFIDEVEVAVYTPDFRILYHDALHNDIIKETPGMIDEIVRKKEIDFRTGDYQGIGILYEFGGKNYVVTAAAYDRYGHINQVIMTRLLLLLSIGGLSVLVIVGYMLAKSSLAPIRSIVRKAEGITVTQIDERLPVKNEHDELGELALAFNALLDRVEKTFNDQRMFVSNVSHELRTPMAALSAELDLALQKERTVTQYQNSIHNALQDSQRVIELIDGLLNLAKADYYPEQIKKEEIRLDELLLDANELVLKAHPDYHIELIFEQEADDDRVLTVIGNPYLLTTAFVNLIENNCKYSDNRTSFIQISFCDQWTIVSLSDNGAGMSETDKENLFKLFYRGENKNQAQGHGIGMTLTKKILTLHKSEISVYSHQGEGTTFVIRFHHL; this comes from the coding sequence ATGAAAATAAGAAGTATCCTTACCATCAAATATGCAGGTATCACGGCCACTATCTTTCTCGTGTTTATGGCCACTATCTATTGTGTGAACGAACATCTGCGCAGTGATTCTTTTTATCGTAGCCTGCGAAGCGAAGCTATCACTAAAGCCCATCTGTTTCTTAACAATCAGGTTGATGTAGAAACCATGCAGTCGATATATCTCAATAATCGTCAGTTCATTGATGAGGTGGAAGTAGCTGTATACACTCCCGATTTCCGGATACTCTACCACGATGCGTTGCACAACGATATCATTAAGGAGACTCCCGGAATGATCGATGAGATTGTCCGGAAAAAGGAGATCGACTTCCGTACAGGAGACTATCAGGGGATAGGGATTTTATATGAGTTCGGGGGTAAAAATTATGTGGTGACAGCTGCCGCTTACGACCGTTACGGACATATTAATCAGGTCATAATGACGCGGCTGCTTCTCCTTTTATCTATCGGCGGACTGAGTGTGCTCGTCATTGTGGGTTATATGCTTGCCAAAAGTTCACTTGCCCCTATCCGTAGCATCGTACGTAAAGCCGAGGGTATCACCGTCACTCAAATCGACGAACGGTTGCCTGTCAAGAACGAGCATGATGAACTGGGAGAACTAGCCCTTGCCTTCAATGCACTGCTGGACAGGGTGGAAAAGACTTTCAATGATCAGCGGATGTTTGTGAGCAATGTATCACACGAACTTCGTACACCTATGGCGGCACTGTCGGCAGAACTTGACTTGGCGCTGCAAAAGGAACGTACTGTCACACAATATCAAAATTCAATACACAATGCGTTACAAGATTCCCAGCGCGTCATTGAACTGATAGATGGCTTGTTGAACCTTGCCAAAGCGGATTATTATCCCGAGCAAATCAAGAAAGAGGAAATCCGGCTGGATGAATTGCTGTTGGATGCCAATGAGCTTGTGCTCAAAGCCCATCCGGATTATCACATAGAACTGATTTTCGAGCAGGAGGCAGATGATGACCGTGTGTTGACTGTGATCGGGAATCCGTATCTGCTTACCACTGCTTTTGTGAACCTGATAGAGAATAACTGCAAGTATTCTGATAACCGGACGTCGTTTATCCAGATCTCATTCTGTGATCAGTGGACCATCGTAAGTTTATCCGACAACGGTGCCGGGATGTCCGAAACGGATAAGGAGAACTTGTTCAAGCTCTTCTACCGCGGAGAGAATAAAAACCAGGCTCAGGGACATGGTATCGGAATGACGCTTACAAAGAAGATACTCACCCTCCATAAGAGTGAGATCTCGGTGTATTCACACCAAGGAGAGGGCACTACCTTTGTGATAAGGTTTCATCATTTATAA